Genomic DNA from Candidatus Obscuribacterales bacterium:
GCAATGTGCCTTGGAGATCTTCGGGTAGGGCGTCACTGAGCTGGTAGGTAGACACGCCGATGGGTTTGTTGAGCCCCTGAAGGGCATATTCAACAACGGTTTTGTCCTTCGATTTGCAGAGAATAATGCCGATGGTGGGTGCATCTCGGGGCGATCGCAACTGGTGATCCACGGCGGACACATAGAAGTTCATCTTGCCGGAAAATTCTGGCTCAAATTCCCCCATCTTCAGATCAATCACCACATAGCAATAGAGTTGTACA
This window encodes:
- a CDS encoding PDDEXK nuclease domain-containing protein, producing VQLYCYVVIDLKMGEFEPEFSGKMNFYVSAVDHQLRSPRDAPTIGIILCKSKDKTVVEYALQGLNKPIGVSTYQLSDALPEDLQGTLPTAEQLRRELNQPIP